Within Helicobacter canis, the genomic segment TCCAATATTCTTCGCAGAATCCTTGAGTGCAGCCGCTGCACGAGGCATAAAGTAATCCACACCATCAGCTTCTAGCACATAGCCGCCCTTGTTCTTGCGGATAATTTTTCCCTCAACAACCTTGTCTTTAAAATCACTGCCAGCTCTTTGATCTTTTGCTCCACATTGGCAAGCTTGATAGCCTTTTATGTGAAACACTAGGTCGCTCACCTCTCCCAGCAGAGACAAACACCACAATCTCATCGCCCACATTAAAGGGGATCTTGCCATCTTTATCCGCAACTTCTGCCAGCCCCAAAAACCCTTCTAGCTTCTCACCACATCAACAAGCAAGCCGTTATCTTGGATAGCGATCACCTTGCCTGTCTTCACCTGTCCTAGCTCTTCTTGTCGCTCTCGCTCCGCAAGCATTCTTGCAAATTCGCCATTATCCTCTGTATCATCCAAAACTTTCAACATTCTATCGCCTTTATGAAAAATGTCGCGATTCTAGCGGATTTTTGCTTTTAGTAAGCTTTATTAGCGGGATAGATTCTTAAAGCTTTTACCCTTTATTATGCACGACTTCCACAGACAGCGCAGAATCCTTTACATCAAACACCACCCTATCGCCCTCTTGCACCTTTGCTTCTAAAATCAGCTCCGCTAGCCTGTCTTCTACCTCTTCATACATCGCCCTTTTTAGCGGTCGTGCGCCAAAGACAGGGTCAAAGCCCACTTCCGCGATAAAGGCTTTGGCAGCTTGTGTCAGCTCAATACCAATCCCTCTATCACCAAGCTTTGTAGCGATATTAGCAAGTAGATTCTCAACGATCTTTGTGATATTTGCAAGGCTTAGGGGTTAAGATCACAATATCATCAAGCCGATTGATAAACT encodes:
- a CDS encoding S1 RNA-binding domain-containing protein, with translation MARSPLMWAMRLWCLSLLGEVSDLVFHIKGYQACQCGAKDQRAGSDFKDKVVEGKIIRKNKGGYVLEADGVDYFMPRAAAALKDSAKNIGQRVKACIIDVRPDERSIIVSRKRFFEIDDVRQAEGVKKLLEEDGKVFEGVVKSITSFGMFVEVDGIKGLCITQRLAIRVL